The Torulaspora globosa chromosome 8, complete sequence genome segment GATGGAGGCATTCGCAAAAGACCTCTGATTTTAATGGAgttttctttctcaaaaacATCCAACGGATCCACGCTTCGCCTATCATCAGAATCCCATTGTGTTATAAGGAATAAGTAATCAAGCAAGCCGCGCCAAGTATTTGCCCAATTAGACATTTCTGGCTCACCGCGCTTGTTGTCTAAGCCTGCATTGTCAGGATGGACTTTATTGTAGGCAACCGAATATAGGGAAATCGCCCTCATATCGAGGGAATTATGTAGGGATTGCATTTCATGAACAAGACGCGATTGCTCAGCGTTCGCAGTAAATGTCTCAGGTACGGGTGTTTGTGGCTGATCTTTGCCGAACTTCTCAATGTTaccaccttcttcatcatcagcttcttcctccCCGTTTCTCAGCTTTGAGAATGTATAAGATGTACTGCATTCTATTACTGTCCTTGCCCTGCCTTTATATTCCACGGGTTTGGATGTCATCGATAGATATGGCGTATCAAAGGGCTGGGAATTGAAATCCCCACAGAAAAGAGGAACCCACTGCGTCAGATTGCCGTCGTTGCCATTCTGCAGGACATTCACCCTCTTCATGAACTCCTTCACTTTATTCAACACCACGTAACATTGGCGTGTTCTTTCATATGTTCCGAAAGGATGCCAAAACAAGTGGCTCGTCCCGATCAAGATGCCGCACTTTGTGTTATGCGGATACTTCTGCTTAACCTTGTCAGTAAATCTCAAAGAAAGGATTAATCCACTATTATGCGTTAGGGTTCTTCGCTTTATGTTGCCAGACCTTTCATTGTCAAAATCAATCAGCATCCGATCGGTCATTTGAAAGAGGTCGCGCTGCCATGCAATAGAAACACCGTGGTTTTTCGTCGGCTGCTTGTAGAACTGTGTATCATACCCCAACTTGCCCAATTCCTCCTTCCAGAACTGTTGGTACTGTATGTAGTCGATTTCCTGGAGACATAGCACGTCTGGACGGTACACTTCAAACTCGTGCCGAAGCACCTTAGAGCGGCGGAACCATTTTAAAGCATCGCCGCTGTCCGGAAACAATTTCCTTCTGATCAGAGCCTGTGCCAGGCAATTGTAAGTCATTAGCCTGAACGTAAAACCCTTTGTAGGTTCCCCGTCGTGCAAGGTAAGCATGGGTCTCCTAATAAATTGCAGTTCTGGGGGATAATCGGGATCCATACCCTTCGCGATCAATGCCTCTCTCTTAGCTTTGCgagctgcttctctttctgctctgACCTTTGCTACATGCTCAGGAGacatctcttctttgcgATTCCTGCGTTTGCCTTTGTCTTTCTTGCcctgcttcttcgccaCCTCATCATTCTCGCTCTTTTGGTCTAAAACGGCGTTCCCCAGCTCCAAAGAAACCCCACACTGCCGGTCGGATGCCGTGTCGGTCATATGAAGATACAATTGAGCCCTGGGGGGCTAAGTGCAACGTAATAAGGCTCCAGTATTGGTCTGTCTTGTACTCTTCGAGTGCTGTTGATGAGCCTTGTGGGCAATTTCCTCTCACTATCTACGAAAGATCTCGGCGAAAACCTCCAAAACGCAGGAAAGTCTTCAATAAATGGACTTCCTAGAAAGACGAATGTCTAGCACTTTGACCGTCAGGCATAATATGCTGTCCAGAGATTGCTGATCTCTGCCAGTCATCGAACTCTTATATAATCATTTCTTGTCCCGATCTGTTTACCCGCAGCGGTACGCGATGCCgaaaatctttgaaaagctgGCTCTTGAAATGCTATCAGACTaagtgttgaagagatcgaatTGCAGGGCTAATAGCCATCTCCTCGGTCTTCTGGCGTATACCATGGTATTCTATAAAATAACGCTTTCAAGGTCTTTGATTGGCGTTCCTCATACTACTAGAAGCATCGTGAAAAGTTTGGGTCTTGGCAAGACTGGTTCGGTGGTATACCAAAGAGTGACACCTTCATGCGCTGGTGCGCTGGCTAAAGTCAAGGAGCTGGTCAAGGTCGAGGTCACTGAGCAAAAGTTATCCAAGCAGGCGCAGAGAGAATTGAGAAAATCGAATCCGGGGTTCACCGTGGAGAAGAGGCCGACTGCTTAATAAAGTCTGGAGCGCTCATGTAGGGAATGTCCATGTAAATACTATATAGAATAATTCTGGTTAAAGGTTCAAAATGCAGGGCTCGACATCTCAGCCGGCAGTACGTTGGTGGAAGGTAGGCCGTCACGATTGGACTCTTCCTCCGGATCGTCATCCGAGAGAGCAACGCTAAAGGAATCGACTATTCGGAATATATCGCTACGGTCAATTGCTTTCCCGTCGAAGCTCAATTCAAAACTTTCGTTCCACGATGAACCTGTTGCTAGTGTTCTACCGCCTCCTGCTGCGGCTGGTGTTTTTATATCTCGTAGGTACTCTGTCAGGCCTGCTGTCATCTCTTGTAAAGAGTTGTAAGAGATATCCTTGTCGCCGAACCGGTATAGAGGTTGTGCTTTGCAGTATTCCCTTCTATAAATATTCTCGATTTCCTTCGAAACCACATGATAGCGCTTGTCACCTAGCATAACAGGGCTAAAGAGTTTGTAGTTTCTATAATTGGTGGAATTTTGACCGCTACTGTATGCCACATCAATAAGTGGTCTCAACTTGCCCTCtgctctctttctcttctgcagATCAACTGGTGGAGAGAAATATCGGTTAGCGATGGCCCTTTGCTTTTGGGCCTTATTCAGAAATGGAACCATCGAAGCGTCCTGCTTTTCCTTGCATCTAACATTTTTTGCCTTTGCATTAGCGGCCTTCGCACTCTTCCCTGGGGAGGTACGATTCGAAGTTTGAACAGTACGCGGCGGCTGTTGGGAAGCTCGATGCCCCGGTGTATACGCCATCCTATAGTTTTGAATGAAATATGGGGGCTCTGGTTGCAGCATCGGCTCACCAGCCTTCGCGTATGGCGATTTGGAGCCAGGCGAAATTCTCAGATTGTCTGTCAGGTCCTGCCCAAGACAACCTGTATAGTCAAGGACTGGAGTGGCATCTTCAGCCAAATAATTTTTGTTATTCAGGGTCCTCTTAGTAGGTGATGAGATCTTTGACTTAAAGCTGTGTCTCGGCTCCTCAGCGCCGCGATACGGCATTGCAGCGGTAGTGTTGATCGTCTACAAGGATCAATTGGGTAGCCAATTGGCAATATTTAGCAGAAGAATGGTGTCCTCTTGCGACCGCTTCGCTAGGATATTCACTTGAAAGGGCGATCTTTTGTGTTTATTGGGCCGCCCAAAACAGTAAATCCAGATCTGTTCAGCCTTATAGTTGTCACGTGATGATAATACTCTATATACAAAGTCTATATAAGCCTGAGGTTCAAGCCAAGTTAGAGTTCTAGTTCCAGCAGTCCATCGAGACAGTCAATCTTGCCTACCTTACAGTTTTTTACCGTGTCTCCTATCGCGGGGACGGTTGTAGCGCCTGGCTTCAGCTTCAGCGTTCCGCGAGCGGATGGAAAATCAGAAAGGGCACATTGTACCATGTTGAACTGCGACACTGATGTTATGTTAACGCTGAACTTCATGTCTGGGCTGTCCtggatgagcttcttgatgtaTTTGAGTGTCCAGTACGAGGCCTGATGCGAGGCAGCACTTTTTAGTACTGCGTCTCTGTATTGTATATGCCACAGCAGCCTACTGACCTCTTTTTGCGTGAAACAAAGCGGCAGACCGCGCAAAACTTTCTGGATTTGCagatgattgatgatgtctgGGAACCTCCGCAGCGGTGACGTGACAGTTAAATACTGTTTTGCGCCGATCATGCTGTGAGCAGCCGGATATTCGCTGTAGAAACTAGAGTTTAGCAGCGAAGAAAGCATGTTTATGTCCTTGGTGGTCGGAAGAATGCCCTTCTTaactttcctcttcatgTTCTCATATTCCCTTTCTGCTTGGTCACGCATTGAGAGGGTCTGGTAGCACCGGAAGACGCCCGGTATGTTGTTTTCTGCGAAATACCGCCCCGCTAGCGTGTTCGCCAGGATCATCAGTTCGGAGACGAGCAAAGTCGACGCGGTCTCCTTCTGGTCAAAGAACGAGATCTCTCGGTCGACTGGTGAGAGCGCCACCAGTCCCTGGTTGAATCCGCTGCCAAAGACGACGGCGTCATCGTTGAATATCCTTGATTTTCTCAACAGGCCAGAGATCCGGTGCATTTTTTGAAGGTCGCGGACAAGAGGCGTCACCGCTTTGCCTTTCCCAGCGTCCTCTAGGTATTGGTCGACCACCTCATAGGTAACCTTGGGGAAATTGGAAATTAGCCCCAGGCGGATCTTGTACGTCTCATAAAGCACCTCTATTCTCTCGCCAGAAACCTTCACATCAACCGAAAATGTGACACACTTTGTCTTGCGGCCCTGCTTACCAAGATCGCCCGCTTCGCAGTAAGCCCTCGGAAGCATCGGCACGACTATGTCGGGCAGATAAGTCGTGAAAGCCCTTTCAAAAGCCATTTTCAGAATCTCGTCTCTGATGCCACTTTCTTCGTTCAGACCACTCTCGGGGAAAAGCGCGGTTGGATCGGCGATGTGGACGTGCAGCGTGAACCTCCCCTTCCCGGCGTCCTCGATCGAGACACCGTCGTCAATCTCGTGGGCATCCTCGGCGTCGATACAGTACACCGGCAAATCCCCAAAGTCGAACCTTTCCACGGCCGCCTCCTTCTGCTCCACCGGCTTCGCGAGCTCATACACAGTCTCGTTCACCTGGCTTCTTGGCGAGCTCCCGGGCAGCGCGAGCGCAAAATTACAGTGGATCGGGTTTTCCACTACGTCCTCCACCAAAGTCCGAGAGAGCAGTTGCTCGCACCTGTCTCGCGTGATGTCGCCCTCCGCAAACTCGCGAATCTTTCTGAAGATGTTAGCGATCAGCGAGACGGCGGTCTCGTTACTTTGCAAGTTGCCAGCCGCGTAGTCCTTGAACAGCTGAATGATCTGCGGGAACGAATCCGCCAGCTCTCGGTACCGGCCTCCGTTAGCCAATCTGGCAAACTCGTTGATTTTCACATGACCATCGGCcttcagctcttctttcagCCTAGCATAGAACAGATGTTGCGACTCGAAAGGCAGCACCGTCACCGCTACCGGCGACAGCAGCGCCCTGCTCATCGTAATGTCTCCCCACAGATGGCTCTTCTGCTGCGCCTCCAGCCCCCAGTAGCAGGCCAGCAGGCAGGAGGCGTCCATCTCCGAGCGCGACGTAGCCACGCTCTCGGCGATCACTCGTTCCACGTACCGGTCTCCGTCGGCGCTGCCGACGGCCCGCGACAGCTCGAGCGACTGCACCATCAGCAcaagattgaagaagggcAGCGCCTGCGGCCCCGCCGCGTCCTGCAGCCTTCGGTGCAGcagctccagcttcttcagagcgATCGGCAGCTGCGCCCACGCACTCTGCGAGATCTGCTCCGCGGCTCCGCTCGTTACGAGCCGCCGAGCCGCCaccggcagcagcagcgtCTCGTCCGCACGGTTCTTGATCGTACCCACGGGCTCGAACCCGTGTTTCGCCTCCCGCACCAGCAGCGTAGCGGGCCGCGAGAGCTCCGCGGGTAGTTCGCGCGGTATGCGCAGCAGCACAGCGCTCCGGGAGCCGAACCGCAGCGACCCGTCTACGGTGGCAAACGTGTAGCGCGGGTCCCGCGTGCTCACGGGCACATCGACGCACATGCACAGCTCGGCGGCATGCGCCCTGAGCAGCACCAGGTCCCCGACCGCTAGCGGCCTGCGCATCAGCGCGCCCGGCGTCAGCCGGGCGGCTGCCGCCGAGCCCTCGGGGTGCTCGTCGCGGCCCCGCCAGCACCGCTGCAGCCACGCCCGCGACGGCTTGCTGTATCTGGCTTCGTACCGCGAGCCGAACTCGCGCCGGATCTGCGGCAGCTCCTTCACCTCCATGCCGGGCTCCAGGTCCCCCGTGCGGGCCAGGAACTGCTCGCTGATCGCCTGCGCGTCCGGCACGCTGCTCGTGCTCGGCAGCGGCGGCACCTCCAGCTCGTCTCGCGTCCCGTATCTTGCGGCGGGTCTCCGTGCAGCGGACCGCAGCCGCGCCCCGGAGCCATGCAGCGCCCTCGCCAGCCATCTACCAGGCACCATTCTTACTCGCAGCCCTCACGTCCGCCGACGCCATCTCGAGCAGTTGGCGTGCTCTTCTGTACTGGAGCGCAGTTGCAAGTGAAAATTCCAAACCCATGCACCCATCTCACCTCTGACGAGTTCACTTGAAATGGTAGCGCCGTTCCCATCGCGGCATCATTCGCAACGACCAATCACAGCCCTCGCAACCTTTCCCGCCCCAAAATCCGTCCTCGCAGCGCTCCCCGCCGCCTCCCACCAGCAGCCGGGCCGCTCGGCAGCGCTGCGCAGGACGCGCCTGTTGGCGAACTGGACAGCGCCCCAGCTATCGGTCCAGCGACTGGTTACAGCTGGCGGGCTCAAATTCCCTCTGGGGCGGCGGTTATATATATAGGAGTGTTGTAGTAGAGGTTGCCGGTTGCTGACGTGGTGTTTGGCATTAATTGGCAACGACACAGATAATAGAATGTTGTCACATCtctccaagaacaagaaagTACTACTGGCCGGCTCGCGGCTGGCAAGAATGGCGTCGACTGGCGCCGTCAGCAGTGGAGCTGCGGCTCCGGCGGGCAGCTCTCATCCACAGACTACGTCTGTGGAGAAAGCTGGCACCGGGCCTGCATCTTTCAAGACGGCCAAGGTTATCGAGACCAATCACGACGACAAGCCCAACGTGGTGATTCTGGGGTCTGGCTGGGGTGCCATCTCTTTTCTGAAACACATCGACACCAAGAAATACAACGTCTCGATCGTTTCGCCAAGAAACTATTTCCTTTTCACGCCTCTACTGCCCTCCACGCCTGTCGGAACCGTGGACGAAAAATCGATCATCGAGCCCGTGGTTAACTTTGCactcaagaagaagggcaaCGTCACGTACTATGAGGCGGAGGCTACTTCTATCAACCCTGACAGGAACACGGTCACGATCAAGACGATCTCGACCGTGCAACAGCTGACCAAGCAGGAGCAGTTCTTGGGCATCTCGCAGGAGGACGCAGCGGAGATTAAGTACAACTATCTGATCACGGCGGTCGGAGCCGAGCCCAATACGTTTGGCGTGCCGGGTGTCGAGGAATACGGTCACTTTCTCAAGGAAATCCCCCACTCGTTGCAGATCAGGGAAAAATTCGCCAAGAACCTGGAGAAGGCCAACCTGCTGCCAAAGGGCAGCCCGGAGAGAAAGAGACTGCTGTCGATAGTGGTTGTTGGTGGTGGCCCGACCGGTGTGGAGGCCGCCGGTGAGCTGCAGGACTACGTTCACCAGGATTTGAGAAAGTTCTTGCCCTCGTTGGCCGAGGAAGTGCAGATCCACCTCGTAGAGGCCTTACCGATCGTCTTGAACATGTTCGAGAAAAAATTGTCCTCGTATGCCCAGAAGGTGTTGACCGACTCTACAATGAAACTACACTTGAGAACGGCTGTCGGAAAGGTCGAGAAGGATCATTTGATCGCCAAGACCAAGCATGAAGACGGATCCGTCACTGAGCAGACCATCCCATACGGTACCTTGATCTGGGCTACCGGTAACAAGGCTAGGCCTATCGTCACCGAcctgttcaagaaaatcCCAGAACAAAACAGTTGCACAAGAGCTCTCGCGGTTAACCAATTTTTGCAGGTCAAAGGTTCCAACAACATTTTCGCCGTCGGTGACAACGCATTTGCTGGTTTGCCTCCAACCGCACAGGTGGCTCACCAACAGGCTGAGTACTTGGCAAGGTCGTTCGATAAGATGGCTCAGCTACCTGGCTTCCATGAGAAGCTTGCCCAGAGAAAGGAAAAGGCAGATGTGCTTTTCGAGGAGAATGGATTCAAGAGCTTTAACTACATCCACTACGGTGCATTGGCCTACTTGGGTGCTGAAAAGGCAATCGCCAATATTTCATACGGTAAGCGGTCCTTGTACACCGGGGGAGGTCTGATTACCTTCTACATCTGGAGAGTGCTATACTTGTCTATGATCCTATCAGCAAGATCGAGATTTAAGGTCATCACTGACTGGATGAAACTGGCCTTTTTCAAGAGagattttttcaaagatttgtAAGTCTTTGCTCATTTGCATAGATTGTGACATTAAGAATCAAAACCCTTTCATGATTATTTATTCCTGTCTGTGTCATCCGCGACAATTTCTTTTGTACATATTCATTCTCACGAACTGTATCCTATCCCCATTTGGCTCTCCTTGgaatatcaagaagtaACGACTCCGAATAATGTAATTTGTTCGAAATCTATGTACCTGGTCAATAAAAAATCCATCACTCTGAACAACCTCTGATGACAACAGTTTGCATCACTGGAAAAATTGTTTCGCCTTTTTAATATTCTCCAAGACCATTTGCTGGCAATCATCGGAAGTATTTAGCACAATGAAGCACACCATGTTGGATGAAAGCTCACTCACGTATATGTTTTCATTTATTACCAGTGTTCTGAAACCACTCTTTAACTTGGTGCAACTctgcttgaaatttttcattatATTCGATATCTTTTCGAACCTTTTGGGATCCAGCCTTTCGCCGTTAGCGGCATTACTCGAACAGATGACAAGGAATGTACTTCGCTCGAACAAAATGATTTCACACGCATCCATTACAGATTTTAATTCCTTCAGATTTGCTTGATACGTCGCCATATTGGGAATTAACGAGCACACTATCTGAGACCATGCCTTGTACAAACTTTCGTCCCATATTGATGTAGGGAATCCCACCAGATTAGGGAACCCGTATTCTGCTGACGTCTCTTGTAAttttctcatcatcagctGGAATAGCTCTTCTCTTTTGTCTAACTGCACCAGATCCATCTTGTGCAACAGGACAAATATCTTGGCATCCGGAGAATAATGCTTTaattgcttcaaagctcGGGTAAAGATTTCGATATCTTTCATGACTTCCTGAGACTCTACGTCGAAGACATGGATAAGCACTTGCACCATTTGGAAGATGTGATCCTTTTGCTTAGTAAAGTAGTTCTCCATGAAGACATCCTGACCACCACAATCCCATAGATTAAGGGTCATATTGCCTAAAAACCGTCGGTGCGAGTGCTCAACATCTATAGTAGCCCCGAGGCGACGTGTATCGAAAGCTGAGTAGTTACTAAAGATGATGGACCTCATTGATGACTTCCCGGAGCCAGAACGCCCCATCAACAATAGTTTTTTCCTGTTATTTGTAGCCATTATAGTatatcaaagagatttaGCAATACAGGTTATCTAGCGATGTCAGAGAAGGCCCTTgaatggcttcttctttccttGGCAtcttatcttcatcagaatgCTAGTTTCCTTTAATTTAACAGCTGTAGCAGCGAAGTGAAAAATATCAACTGAAGCGCAGAACgatgaaagcgatgagctttgTAGCTCTTTCAAGGCCATTCAGAGCGTTCGCCGTCTGTTATAAGCTCAGTAGAAGGTATTTGACCACTTGCATCACAGGAATTGGGAATCCTGAGCCGAAGTATTCGAATACCAGACATAACGCTGGTttggtgctgctggattTGCTTAAAAACCATCTTGCAGGGAGAGAAAGGACATATAAACCGTGCAGTAATGCGGCTGCAAAATATTTGCCCATTAGCTCAGGTCTTATTCTAATAAGAGCGGACGGCAACTTTATTAATCTGAGTGGTAAAACTGTGCTGCCGTTATGGAGAAAGCTGCCTCAGGACAAGACTGTTCACATTGTTGCCCACGATGAGTTGAGTCTCCCGCTTGGCAAGGTGCAGCTCAGGAAGCCCGGCACGAGCTTGCGAGGCCACAATGGATTGAAGAGTATCTATGATCAGCTCGGGAATGGTAATTTTTACAGATTGGCGGTAGGAATTGGCAGGCCGACCGAAAGGGATCCTGCGATAGTCTCAGAATACGTCTTGACGAAGTTTACTCCAGCAGAATTGGATGTTCTAGCGTCGGAGAGTCTCAATAAGGCTCTCGAACGACTGAAAGGGTACATATGACGGCTTGCGCAGTGTCGCATCCCGTCACGATGAGTAAGTTCAAGGATTGGGACGTTCAGCGCCATAAACTATGTAGATCAGATAGTTTCGAATGAATCTTTGCTTGAAGCCCTTGAGCTTCAGGTCAAAATCTTTATGTTTAGCCACTCTTTTTGCATTTTCGAGAGAACCGAGATCACCCAGAAATATTGCTCTACGTTTCAAAACTACAGATTAAGTCTAAGTAGAGGAACCGAATTACGAATACAATTAAATTAAGCAACCGCTCTAAATTATCGGAAAACCTTCCGCCATATGATTAAGTGACCCCATTTCACAGCCCGATTGGAAGAATGTGAGATCATTCCCAGAATTTATTCTGGCAAGATCTCCATAGCTACGATTTCCAAATATCCTCCCGATCCAAAGCAGCTCGATTAGCTCAGTCCTGCCTCGCATCCATCGATAGTGATGAAGTAACTAGTTGAGTCAAGCTTTTCGTACGAGACGACTATCGTTATACGACCAAAGCCAGTCGAGATTCTCATATTGAAGTGCCTGTCAAAAGGTCTGacatctcttcatcagtcCACTACAGCTCGACCAGATATCATCGAGGCAGATCAAACATTGGAAAATCTCGAGAATGGGCAAGGTTACTCAATTGCTGGCCCACCCAGTGGAATTGAAGGCTGCACTGACGTTGAAGTTTATCAGACAGCCATTGTATGCTGCAGATGACACGAAAGCTACGCCAGAGCTGAGAAGATGCTATGAGCTTTTGGGAAGGACTTCGCGTTCCTTTGCTGCCGTCATCATGGAGTTGCATCCTGAACTCCGCAATGTCGTGATGTTATTCTACCTAGTCCTGCGTGCTCTAGACACAGTCGAAGATGATATGACGCTCGAGCCCTCGGTGAAGGTCAAGCTGTTGCGCGAATTCGACTCCAAATTGGACACCAAGGATTGGTCATTTGATGGCAATGGGCCCAACGAAAAAGACCGTGTCGTGCTTGTCGAGTTCCCATGCATCCTGCATGAATACCACCAGCTGAAGCCCGCATACCAGAGGATAATCAAGGAGATCACCAAAAAGATGGGGAACGGTATGGCCGACTACATTCAGGATGAACAGTTCAACCTGAACGGCGTACAGACCGTCAAAGACTACGATCTCTACTGTCACTACGTCGCCGGGCTGGTGGGCGACGGCCTGACTCAAATGATTGTTTACGCCAACTTCGGAACAAGCGACCTATACAGCGAGAACGAGCAACTCTACGAAAGCATGGGTCTGTTCTTGCAAAAGACCAACATTATCAGGGATTACGCCGAGGACCTGGAGGACGGACGCTCGTTCTGGCCCAAGGAGATCTGGAGCCAGTACGCGGACAAACTGGTCGACTTCAGCAAGCCACAGCACACGCAAAAGGGCGTGCAATGCATCAACGCACTCGTGTTGAACGCCCTCGGCCACGTGATCGACGTCTTGATCTACCTAAGTTCGCTTCACGAGCAGTCTGCCTTCCAGTTCTGCGCGATCCCGCAGGTGATGGCCATCGCGACGCTGGCTCTCGTCTGCAACAACCCAGACGTCCTCCACACCAATGTCAAGATCAGAAAGGGAACAACCTGCTACTTGATCCTAAAGTCAAGAACCCTGCGCGGATGCGTCGAAATCTTCCAGTACTACCTGCGCGACATCAAGAGCCGCATTCCCGTGGAAGACCCCAACTAcctcaagatcaacatCCAGGTCGCCAAGATCGAACAGTTCATCGAGGAAATGTACCAAAACCAACTACCTCCAGGCGTCAAACCACGTGAGACCGCCGCCTACCTAAAGACGCTACAGAGATCTAAATGTGATAAACTAGTGCTAGCCACGgaaagagaagaacaatTGAAGTTCAACATGTTCTACTCCGCGGTATGTGCCCTGGGACTCGCACTACTTTTTTTCTACTATAAGTAATTGCTCCACGTATAGACAACCCCTCAAAGCTATGCAGATCGTCAGGATCAACAAGATCCATTATAACATTACCGGTATCGGCAACAACCCGCTGCTTCTGGTCGCTGACACCTTCATCTTCGCTAACAATAGATCACGTGCACATGTGAATCCAATTTTCATCTCTGATCTGCCCACGTGCCGCCGGTCCGGCTTTTGTGTGCAAAAAGGGTCCGGCGCCGTCGTGTGCGGTGATCTGGACAAGCTGCCGAGAGCCATGATTTATTAGATACTGACAACGTGGGTCAATATGAGCGGACTTGCGCGAGAGAAACGAAGAAAGTTTTGTGTAATATCTGGTTGGTAATTCTGGAAGCACGTTGTCTGCGTAGAGGACGGCGCAGAGGTCTTGCGACGTGTGGTCTCTTGAGTGGTAATTGCGCTCTTCCATCTTGCCGATCAACGTGTGATTAAGTGTAATTTACCACTATTAGCCTGATGCAGTTCTGATGGGAAtaggaaaaaaaaagtcTTGGGACTCTGGGCGTAGTTCCATATATAAGCCAGGGGATCTTGACACTTTGGTAGCCATTTGCTGGATTACTTCTTATTC includes the following:
- the PTH1 gene encoding aminoacyl-tRNA hydrolase (ancestral locus Anc_8.856): MKAMSFVALSRPFRAFAVCYKLSRRYLTTCITGIGNPEPKYSNTRHNAGLVLLDLLKNHLAGRERTYKPCSNAAAKYLPISSGLILIRADGNFINLSGKTVLPLWRKLPQDKTVHIVAHDELSLPLGKVQLRKPGTSLRGHNGLKSIYDQLGNGNFYRLAVGIGRPTERDPAIVSEYVLTKFTPAELDVLASESLNKALERLKGYI
- the ERG9 gene encoding bifunctional farnesyl-diphosphate farnesyltransferase/squalene synthase (ancestral locus Anc_8.857), producing the protein MGKVTQLLAHPVELKAALTLKFIRQPLYAADDTKATPELRRCYELLGRTSRSFAAVIMELHPELRNVVMLFYLVLRALDTVEDDMTLEPSVKVKLLREFDSKLDTKDWSFDGNGPNEKDRVVLVEFPCILHEYHQLKPAYQRIIKEITKKMGNGMADYIQDEQFNLNGVQTVKDYDLYCHYVAGLVGDGLTQMIVYANFGTSDLYSENEQLYESMGLFLQKTNIIRDYAEDLEDGRSFWPKEIWSQYADKLVDFSKPQHTQKGVQCINALVLNALGHVIDVLIYLSSLHEQSAFQFCAIPQVMAIATLALVCNNPDVLHTNVKIRKGTTCYLILKSRTLRGCVEIFQYYLRDIKSRIPVEDPNYLKINIQVAKIEQFIEEMYQNQLPPGVKPRETAAYLKTLQRSKCDKLVLATEREEQLKFNMFYSAVCALGLALLFFYYK